The following are from one region of the Centroberyx gerrardi isolate f3 chromosome 16, fCenGer3.hap1.cur.20231027, whole genome shotgun sequence genome:
- the gar1 gene encoding H/ACA ribonucleoprotein complex subunit 1 gives MSFRGGGGRGGRGGGFNRGGGGRGGGGFGGRGGGGGYRGGGRGGFNRQQDYGPPDYVVALGEFMHPCEDEIVCKCTTEENKVPYFNAPVYLENKEQIGKVDEIFGQLRDFYFSVKLSENMKASSFKKLQKFYIDPMKLLPLQRFLPRPPGEKGPPRGGRGGGRGGGRGGGRGGGFRGGRGGGFGGGGRGGGFGGGRGGGFRGRGGGGGRGFRGGR, from the exons ATGTCGTTCAGAGGAGGTGGTGGAAGAggtgggagaggtggaggattTAACCGAGGTGGAGGGGGCAGAGGCGGCGGAGGATTTGGTGGTCGAGGCGGTGGTGGAGGATACCgcggaggaggcagagggggtTTCAACAGACAGCAAGACTATGGTCCCCCGGATTATGTTGTCG CACTTGGAGAGTTCATGCATCCATGTGAGGATGAAATTGTGTGTAAGTGTACGACAGAGGAGAATAAAGTTCCCTACTTCAACGCCCCGGTGTACCTGGAAAACAAGGAGCAGATCGGGAAGGTGGATGAGATATTTGGACAGCTGCGTGACTTT TATTTCTCAGTCAAACTCTCCGAAAATATGAAGGCGTCTTCGTTCAAGAAATTGCAGAAG TTCTATATAGACCCAATGAAGCTCCTCCCACTGCAGAGATTCCTCCCCAGGCCGCCTGGAGAGAAGGGTCCGCCAAGAGGAGGCCGAGGAGGGGgtagaggtggaggaagaggaggcggtcGTGGAG GTGGTTTCCGAGGCGGCAGGGGCGGAGGATTTGGAGGCGGCGGCCGTGGCGGAGGATTTGGAGGCGGACGGGGAGGAGGATTcaggggaagaggaggcggTGGCGGCCGGGGATTCAGAG GTGGGAGATGA